The Quercus lobata isolate SW786 chromosome 4, ValleyOak3.0 Primary Assembly, whole genome shotgun sequence genome segment gaaattttttatataaaaaaaaagcattttattataaaatggtaCTCGAGCCTGGTATGctcgagtattgtgttgcatggCACTCGAGTTTACTATgctcgagtaccacataattttttttaattgatcaatTTCCACCTCAGCAGTGCCATGGTGGCAAAACTTCTAGGAACTCAAGTTTAGgaaactcgagtaccataaaAAGTAGTATTTCCCTATATAGTTCCAAAACAGtgttcttttacaaaaaatttctaaaattggtggtatttggccattttgaccCCCTTGGAACTGTATAAaataaaacctcactttttgaTGTTAAAGCAACCATGAATTGCACAATTTGTATAGAGTTCTCAAACATAGATTATCAAGTCATGAGCAAAACATGGATGTGAATTAAGGAGCCACTTTGCCACACCTAGGATTAAACATGAACCAATCAAATACCTACACGTGGCTAATTATTAAGTAACTTGACTTCATGCAAAACGACAACACAGTAACTAAAACTAGAACCAACGACTTGTAGTCATTAAAATTCGAGCACTTATAAGATGTTTTTAAATGACATGTCGTAAGTATATAAGAACTCAATCCAAAATACATGAATCTCTCAAAACTGACACTTTCTTAATCCCATGACTTTCTTGGAACGTCGGAAATTCAAAGAAATCTCCCTATTTTAGTATGCTGTTATTTCTTAACATGAAGGCGTCTGTTTGTACAACGGATTACCCagcttgtattttcttttcgTGATTAATAGTATTGCAGAATATCAAAAAAACAAGCACAAAGGCAAGCTGTCTCAAATGAAGGAGATGATATTCCATGTTTTAGGTGTATATGTCATCTCTCTCAATACCATCTATTGATTGTGTGCATCAGTTCATCACTACTGAATTTCTAGTTTGGTATGAAATATACTTGAATAAGAGTGAcagtagaaataaaataaaatgtataagATGGGATGTGCTTAGTAAAAATTCAAATGGAGAAGGTCTGGTGCTTTATTTTGAAGTCAAAATTCCCAAATAATGttaaagatattttaatttgcATGGAAAGCATGTCATAACATAATACCTACATGTGCCAATCTGGTGAAAAGAAGGGTTCTAACTCCGCCATATATGGTGTCCAAAGTGCAAATTAAACGAGGAAGACATGATGTATGTATTTGGTGTTGCAGAAGAGTGGTAATTAGAGGAGGGGAGAGACCTTGGGGACCAtgatccaaattaaaaaaaaataaaaaataataaaaaaaaccttgagggGTTTTATGAAAATGCCcctattaattaaaaaaaaatttccttaaatACCTGTCTGTACGTACACCCATATTACGGGCTAACTAATGTCCAACTCATTATGGATAGCTCGAAACCTTGGACCTAAAACAAGCCGAAGTAATAGTTGTTGTTGAGAACATTTATCCAAGATTCACCTACTAATCTAAAACATGAATCCCAAAGCCGaagtaaattttaattattcccAAATCCCCTTTGCCTCTTAGTTAAGCAAAAATCTATAAACAGAGTGGGgtgcccttttttttaatgattcttcaagcccaagcccaagcccaatacAGAGTAATGGATCTGCTAAAAGGCCCAAGGAAATATGAAATGATAAATGAGGGAACTAGGCTCGGTCCCATAGTGACTAGACTAAATTGTTTTATTGTACCAATCTAAAATTACTCAAGAAATTAGTTGTATACTTTTTGTGAAATTTACAAAGAAgcaatttcaaaaaaatcttttaatttcttttagagtttaattagttttattttgatgatttgattaaaaaaaatgtattgttaaaaaaaaaaaccaatgggTTTTAAACCAAATGGAACTTCTTTGCACATGATTAATGGGCAAAAATGAGTGTCACTGTTTCATATGCGTATGTAGATGTGGGAGTGTTATGCATTAAGATTTTtcatatctaaaaattaaagttaGATTATTAGTATATTGAAAAGTGCACGTTGTTCCATTGCACGTTGGTCACAAGAGTGCAAGGAAAGGAAGATGATGTTACCCTCCAACTTGATCCATTCATGAATTTAGCAATTCAGGTATGAATTACTGAGGCCTCTAATTTGGTGGCAATAGCAATTTACCTCATTGGACGtctttgttacagtgttttagTGGTTCCTATGAGTTGAACTTAGCTGATTAAGAGCCTATGTAAAAGTAACCAAATCGCCCACAGGCCGGTCCAGTAGCCCAGCTCAATAACTCGAaactttcaataaaataatataagtggGTAGGGATTAAACTTGAAATTTGAGAGTAATATCTTAAGACGATGCACCTAACCACTAGGATACTTATTAAAATGCTTGTGCTAAATtatatttctaaatatatattatgctaGCAGCTTAGTaactttgattttatttatttatttatttatttttttaaccttaaagttggactttcttttattaatacatAGAAAAAGCAAAACTGTatagaaccttaaaaaaaattataaggttttaaccttaaaaattaaaataagttttgaattcttgatttttccttaaagaatataatttgattatttcctttaaaaagaaaaaagaaactgatttttttccccatcaaaaaattatatggcTAGCCCATTTGGTCCTGCTCAATATCCTAGCTTGCTAAAGATAAAATTGGCATTACCCATGGGCAAGGCCATGggttggagttttttttttttttttttttgggctgtaTTAATTTCTTGACTGAGCGAGCTATTAAACGCATGGGTCAAGTAAAAATGGGGTGGGCCGACCCGACCCAGTCCATTGATGACACTTAGGCCTATGTAACATtggaatactttttttttttttttgagatagtttcaacttatggtgtccgttcttgatgataactctttagtATCAGATAAAAACACCAataaatttttggtgtaggcaggaaTTGagtctcaaatctcttattcaaccatcagagattttatcaaataagctaacttatttaaataaatttagtagTTTGCAGAAGTACGCAAAAATGCGTTTTTAAAAATGCATTATGGTAGaatacatttaaaataaaaaaaaaaaaattcatttggtgTTCTGTTAAAAtcattgtaaaaaattaattatgcaccaataaataattttccttatttttatcaTCTCTTTTCTTAGttctttctctacttttttttcctcttaagaTTTTGGAACCATTTCAAATAACCTTTAAAGGGAATGACTCGTATtttttacacacacatatataaccTTAAATGTACTTTTCAGAccaacattttttgttttttgtttttgtttttggttttttttttttttttttttttttttttttttttttgcatttctttcaataaaaataatcgAATATAGAAAACATTGAAATATTACAGTTGAATAATACATAAATCCTTAAGTTTATCGTTTGATAATTAATGTTAATTGCCttctaatttaataattatacagaagaagaagaagaaggaaaaaaaaaaaaaaaaaaaacacatatacaTAATGAGCAAGATTTAGATACAGTACTATTAgatgttgttccttaggtttacgttttaagattttgccatgtgaattttttctcatgggatggaaaggtattttttagttaaatagtcacatggctaaattttaatatgggaacataaataatagcacctaagtactgtaactaagttttgtccataaataatacacatgaaaaaagaaacaaacttaAAACAAGCCCATATTATGGACCAGCATTGGGCCACGTAAATATTGTGTCCGTATACAGAATACTGGGGTATAGTTGAATTGGGCCATGTAAATATTGTGTCCAGCATTCTCTCTAGCTATATGATCCCCAAGCTTGAATTTAGATGCGTCTCTTCGGACTGAACCAAAGGCAGCACATCAAGAAGTTCCCAAAGCAAATGAAACGAGCTCGTCAAACACGATTCTTGAAGGAGAAATGTTGAATTTTTAGCAAACTTATTCTATACTCACATATGAGTATATATCTTATAGCTTCTGTAATGGAAGACACTATTAGCTTCGATACTTGAATGTTGCCCAACTTATTCATTGCTTACAATTCTCTCCCCTCACTGGTTTATAGCTTTTATAGTGGAAGATACATTTAGTTTCTACCCCCAAAACAAGtgttgtttttatatattattatgtattTATAAGACTAATACGTATTCCATGATAAACTAGTaataaattctttcaaaaacaaTGAATGCCCTTGTGGAATATTTCATGTGCTTTGGCAGGTTGATCACTCCTTAATTTTGTAGTGGATTAGGTACATATGCACTGCATCGCTCTTGAAAGTTCTCAGAAAGTTTGTTCTTTCTCTACCTTCTTATAAATATGTGCTTTTCCCTGAAAACGCAAGCAGCGAAGTCAAACTCAGACCGTTTTCACAAAATGACACCTAATTGTACCTCTTagcaaaaaaccaaaaaagagtTTGTACCAAGCTACATGACGGTGGATGGGGCTTTACGACATGAGTTCAGctccatcttcctcatcttTTTACATGCATGCTTTTATCCTTCTTGTCTTGTGCTATGGCTTGTTAGTCACCTCTGTGGTTGGTGGGAATAATGAAACAGACCGGTTAGCTTTGCTTGAGTTCAAAGCCAAGATCACTGATGATCCTCTCCAGGTTATGAGCTCTTGGAATGACAGCATCCACTTTCGTCAATGGCGAGGGGTTACCTATGGTCGTCGACATCAGAGAGTCATTGTGTTGGACCAGCGATCTTCGAAACTGGGAGGATCCATATCACCGCATATTggtaatttaagttttttgaagaatttaACACTCCAAAACAATAGCTTTCATAATGAAATCCCTCCAAATTGGCCGTTTGCGCAGATTGCAATTTCTTTATTTGTCCAATAACACACTTAGCGGCAAAATCCCAAGCAATATACCCAGTTGCACCAACctcaaatctatttttttcaaTCGCAACCATTTGGATGGGGAAATCCCGCCAACTCTTGGCACTTTGTCCAAACTCCGATACGTTGTTTATTTTGCAGTAAATAATTTGACAGGAAGTATCCCACCTTCTATTGGAAACTTATCCTCGCTAGAAGGGTTTGatacaatttttaataatttgggtGGGAGTATCCCTACTTCTTATGGCCAATTGACgaaacttaaattttttgctGTAGGTTTAAATAGGTTGTCTAGTAGAATTCCTCCCTCCATCTTCAATATGTCTTCGTTAATTGTGTTTGATGTAGGAGACAACCAAATCCAAGGGCATCTTCCATCAGACATAGGTATCACTCTACCCAATATAGAAGAAATTTTCATTTACATAAACCAATTTGTTGGACCTATCCCTATTTCAATATCTAATGCCTCAAATCTAGAGCTACTTGAACTTACCGACAATAAACTAAGAGGAAGAGTTCCTTCTTTGGAGAAGTTATATAGAGTTTCAGTTTTTGCCTTGGCTTATAACGAGCTTGGAAATGGAGGGGCAAATGGCTTGAGTTTTCACTGTTCTTTGACAAATTCTACATATCTAACCATTTTAGCGATAGGCAACAATAACTTTGGGGGAGAGTTGCCCAAGTGCATTGCCAATTTCTCAACTACTCTCACCATTCTGAGtctaaaaagtaataaaatatctGGAAACATTCCTACTGGAATAGAAAATTTGACCAATTTGGAGTCACTAAATATGGGGAATAATAAATTATCAGGTCATATTCCTTTTGAAATTGGAAAGCTTCATAAGTTACAATATTTGGGTTTAGGCAAGTTGTGAAAATGTGATTGATTTGGGTCTTGCTAAAAGCAATCTCAATGGTACCATATCATATCAAGTAATTGGTCTCTCATTCTCATCAATTTCTCTAGACTTGTCTGCCAACAAATTTACTGGTGTCCTTCCTACAGAAgtaggaaatttaaaaaatttagaacacttgatatttttgaaaacatgttGTTTGGAAAAATTCCAACAAGTCTTGGTAGCTGTGTAAAACTAGAATCTCTAGCCATGAGAAGCAACTTCTTTCAAGGGGTCATTCCTTCATCTTTGGAATCATTAAGGGGCCTTGAAGTTTTAGATCTTTCTAAAAACAATTTCTCTGGcaatattccaaaatttttggagagCTTTATCTTCTTGGAGTTACTGAATTTGTCTTATAACAATTTTGATGGGGAGGTACCAACAAATGGAGTTTTCAAGAACATAAGTGCAACCGTGATTAAGGGAAATAGTAAGTTATGTGGAGGCATGCCAAAGTTTGATCTTCCTATATGTAAATACAATAAACCCAAGAAGAGGAAGTTGACTCTTTCCTTGAAGCTAATAATCTCTATACTTTCTGGCTTTCTTGGAGTAACTTTagtaatgttatttttatttctttgcactttaaaaagaaaaaggagaggaagtttcaagaaatttaatatTGAATGTATCTTACCAAAGTCTACTAAAAGCTACAGATGCATTCTCTACCACTAATTTAATTGGTGTGGGTAACTTTGGATCTGTATATAAAGGAATTCTTGATCACGATAGACATAAAGTTGCTGTCCAGGTGCTCAACCTTTTGTAATATGGAGCTTCAAAATGTTTTATTGCTGAATGTGAGGCTTTGCGAAATATCAGACATTGGAATTTGGTAAAGGTACTCATATATAGCATGTTCAGGTGTTGACTATCAAGGCCATGTTTTCAAAGCATTGGTATATGAGTTCATGACTAATGGTAACCTAGATGAGTGGTTGCATCCAATTTCAAGAACAAATGAGGTTCctgaagaacaaagaaatttgaattttcttcaaaGACTAAATATTACTATTGATGTTGCAAATGCATTGGaatatcttcatcatcattgccATACACCAATTGTTCATTGTGACCTCAAGCCTAGCAATGTTCTTCTCGATGATGAAATGATTGGACATGTTGGTGACTTTGGCTTGGCAAGGTTCCTTCGCGAGGCCACCCAAGAGCGTTTCACTAATCAATCAAACTCTTTCGGATTAAGAGGAACAATTGGTTATGCTCTGCCAGGTGAATATCTTTTCCACTTTTGTGCattaaattcttttcttttcataataTTTCTTAATGTACTTTCAAGTATGAAAATAACTTAAGGGAGCCTTTTAGAAGATGGAGCATGTCTTGGAAGAAATTTCCTCTAGTCATAattatttttgccttttatatgCCACTAAAGAGCTATTTGAATGTTGttctattatattatttacttttttttttttaatatgaaactaGATCAATCATATTGTAAACTTATGTGCAATTGCAGAATATGGTATAGGAAATGAGGTGTCAATTAATGGTGATGTCTATAGTTATGGCATACTATTATTGGAGATGTTCACAAGAAAAAGGCCAACCGTTAACATTTTCAAAGACAACTTGAACCTTCATGATTTCGTTAAAGGAGCTTTGCCTAAACGAGTGATTAACATTGTGGATCCTATTATTCTTTGGGAAAGAGAAGATATGGAAACAAGGACAAATGATACTcacattcaaaatcaaataggAAGTCCCAAAATTCTAGAgtgcttgattttgatatttggaATTGGAGTGTCTTGTACTATGGAATCTCCAAGAGAAAGGATGAATATTAGTGATGTTGTAGCTCAATTGCATTTGATTAGAGAAAAGCTCCTCAGAACAAGAATAGCCGAGAAAGACTTCAACTTACAGGTAAATTGTTCATGACACAGTACTTGTTGCTCCAACACCCACTTCAAACCTTTATGGAGGGAGAAGGATCATATATCCAACACAATGCCATGTGCTTGTCACGGTACTTTCTTTTGTTCTAGCGAAATTGATAATATTGATGACATGTGAAATTTGAATGCTTGATGGTACTATTCATATGATTAAGATTTATCTAATTTGTTTTCTATGATTCAAAATATGCTCTTTTTTGTCCCGTCCTCCCTCAAAATGTTTGTTGAAaaatacataaatcaaaatgacGTTTAAGCTATTTTCGATTTGGTGTTTTCTACCATTAGTGATTATTGGTATTGTACTTACACTCAGTACTTTTTATAGAGATGCGTTTGATGACTTTGAAGTAGACATGGGCTTAAATTACTCTAAGTTGGAATTTTAATGGGTAAGAAGTTTAACTAATTTACTAGGAATGATTTAGTTGTTTATAATCTTAACGATCTCTCAAGTACTAGGAT includes the following:
- the LOC115984666 gene encoding probable LRR receptor-like serine/threonine-protein kinase At3g47570 encodes the protein MSSAPSSSSFYMHAFILLVLCYGLLVTSVVGGNNETDRLALLEFKAKITDDPLQVMSSWNDSIHFRQWRGVTYGRRHQRVIVLDQRSSKLGGSISPHIGLNRLSSRIPPSIFNMSSLIVFDVGDNQIQGHLPSDIGITLPNIEEIFIYINQFVGPIPISISNASNLELLELTDNKLRGRVPSLEKLYRVSVFALAYNELGNGGANGLSFHCSLTNSTYLTILAIGNNNFGGELPKCIANFSTTLTILSLKSNKISGNIPTGIENLTNLESLNMGNNKLSGHIPFEIGKLHKLQYLGLGKL
- the LOC115984667 gene encoding probable LRR receptor-like serine/threonine-protein kinase At3g47570; this translates as MLFGKIPTSLGSCVKLESLAMRSNFFQGVIPSSLESLRGLEVLDLSKNNFSGNIPKFLESFIFLELLNLSYNNFDGEVPTNGVFKNISATVIKGNSKLCGGMPKFDLPICVDYQGHVFKALVYEFMTNGNLDEWLHPISRTNEVPEEQRNLNFLQRLNITIDVANALEYLHHHCHTPIVHCDLKPSNVLLDDEMIGHVGDFGLARFLREATQERFTNQSNSFGLRGTIGYALPEYGIGNEVSINGDVYSYGILLLEMFTRKRPTVNIFKDNLNLHDFVKGALPKRVINIVDPIILWEREDMETRTNDTHIQNQIGSPKILECLILIFGIGVSCTMESPRERMNISDVVAQLHLIREKLLRTRIAEKDFNLQVQRASDLLEGSMT